A window of the Dictyostelium discoideum AX4 chromosome 4 chromosome, whole genome shotgun sequence genome harbors these coding sequences:
- the grlD gene encoding G-protein-coupled receptor family 3 protein 4 (Similar to GPCR), translated as MKINSFLIILILLFISIKNSNGEPEKKFKLITLLAAHVQDLGFNNMVNRGHVEVSKAMKLEDSQAIVVVGYNDTIRILAPLVAVGDVDLVICSSQDHAQACRELATKYKGSSIKTQFLVRGSGEATSNLITYSYNYANANYISGYFAGLYTKTNKIGFLSPGAIDNNNDSFVYAFWYGAKRANPDISFYYYNIGNYLNPDKTVAATKDLLDMGCDMVADTLNDFSTGNTLIANNRKTAMGTSGFPQRDVYGEDVIYSYNYNWFKLFYPVAQSVYSGNTNNTNWYADFNLNETISFFGLSFSFTVPNETLTKFYEELDYLKRTPRLSHPYFCNDLMYEYAKKNHLTMSTNDSTHCLANSQFTRINAPFPGMTWLGNYEITLTEVYQSRPIQIAISSISSFFIVTVLVMMGLVVRFRKNPSIRSASPIFLNFILFGALIIYVGIIIWSSSINSASCNAQFWLVTLGFTTLIGSLVVKNVRIWLIFDNPELKLVKITNLQLVPWVGVCLVINIILMSILTSVGDLREVNAQGIDSLGKYEFMRICKMNSSGASTLYTILAYFAALLLIGVFVSWKIRIVDILEFNESKAIANTLYAISFCLFVIVPLMISPQDKQSEKIILCIAGLFIVTAAVLIIFVPKFYRVYIFGSGGTSDMFYKKKKQSPVATARAESTSKGSSGGGAGSGGATGGSGVKTNKRGNLVSGDFSDDTESSLSEPNKPVKVVAGAVLAEFTDDTISDLDNIDQPIEIITENGQDSNNNNNNEENKDNNIENNKISEEIKENLKNEENNDGDN; from the exons atgaaaattaattcatttttaataatattaatattattatttatatcaataaaaaatagtaatggagaaccagaaaaaaaatttaaattaattacatTGTTGGCTGCACATGTTCAAGATTTgggttttaataatatggTGAATAGAGGGCATGTTGAAGTTTCAAAAGCAATGAAATTAGAAGATTCTCAAGCAATTGTGGTGGTTGGTTATAATGATACAATTAGAATATTGGCACCACTTGTTGCTGTTGGCGATGTTGATTTAGTTATTTGTTCAAGTCAAGATCATGCTCAAGCATGTAGAGAATTAGCTACTAAATATAAAGGttcttcaattaaaactCAATTTTTAGTGAGAGGTAGTGGTGAAGCAACTTCCAATTTAATTACCTATTCCTATAATTATGCAAATGCAAATTATATTAGTGGTTATTTTGCAGGTTTATATacaaaaaccaataaaattgGATTTTTATCACCAGGTGccattgataataataatgattcatttGTTTATGCTTTTTGGTATGGTGCTAAAAGAGCCAATCCagatatttcattttattattataatattggaaattatttaaatccaGATAAAACTGTAGCTGCCACTAAAGATTTACTTGATATGGGATGTGATATGGTAGCCGAtactttaaatgatttttcaacTGGTAATACTTTAATTGCAAATAATCGTAAAACCGCCATGGGTACAAGTGGTTTCCCTCAAAGAGATGTCTATGGTGAAGATGTAATATACagttataattataattggtttaaattattttatccAGTTGCCCAAAGTGTTTATTCAggtaatacaaataatacaaattgGTATGCtgatttcaatttaaatgaaaCCATTAGTTTCTTTGGTCTTTCATTTAGTTTTACCGTTCCAAATGAAACTTTAACAAAATTCTATGAAGAAttagattatttaaagagAACACCAAGATTATCCCATCCATATTTTTGTAATGATTTAATGTATGAATatgcaaaaaaaaatcatttaacaATGTCTACAAATGATTCAACCCATTGTTTAGCTAATAGTCAATTTACAAGAATTAATGCACCTTTCCCTGGTATGACTTGGTTAGGAAATTATGAAATTACATTAACTGaa GTTTATCAATCAAGACCAATTCAAATTgcaatttcatcaatttcaagtTTTTTCATAGTTACAGTTTTGGTAATGATGGGTTTAGTAGTCAGATTTAGAAAGAATCCATCAATTCGTTCTGCAAGTCCAATAttcttaaattttattttatttggtgcTTTGATTATTTATGTTGGTATTATAATTTGGAGTAGTTCAATTAATTCTGCTTCATGTAATGCTCAATTTTGGTTGGTTACTCTTGGTTTTACAACTTTAATTGGTAGTTTAGTAGTTAAAAATGTTAGAAtttggttaatttttgataatccagaattgaaattagttaaaattacaaatctTCAATTGGTTCCATGGGTTGGTGTTTGTTTGgtaattaatatcattttaaTGAGTATATTAACATCAGTTGGAGATTTAAGAGAGGTAAATGCACAAGGAATTGATTCTTTAGGAAAATATGAATTTATGAGAATTTGTAAAATGAATAGTTCTGGTGCATCAACATTGTATACTATTTTAGCATACTTTGCAGCTTTACTTTTAATTGGTGTATTTGTTTCTTGGAAAATCCGTATAGTTGATATCTTGgaatttaatgaatcaaaAGCAATTGCAAATACTCTTTATGCCATTAGTTTCTGtctttttgtaattgtaCCATTAATGATTTCACCACAAGATAAACAATCTGAAAAGATTATTTTATGTATTGCAGGTTTATTCATTGTTACAGCCGCTGTCTTAATTATCTTTGTCCCAAAATTCTATAGAGTTTATATATTTGGTTCTGGTGGAACTAGTGATATGTTCTATAAGAAGAAAAAGCAATCACCAGTTGCAACTGCTCGTGCAGAAAGTACAAGTAAAGGTtcaagtggtggtggtgctggtagtggtggtgctactggtggtagtggtgtaaaaacaaataaaagagGTAATTTAGTTTCTGGTGATTTTTCAGATGACACAGAATCTTCATTATCAGAACCAAATAAACCTGTTAAAGTTGTTGCAGGTGCTGTATTAGCTGAATTTACTGATGATACAATTTCTGATTTAGATAATATTGATCaaccaattgaaataattacaGAAAATGGTCaagatagtaataataataataataatgaagaaaataaagataataatatagaaaataataaaattagcgaagaaattaaagaaaatttaaaaaatgaagaaaataatgatggtgataattaa
- the act29 gene encoding hypothetical protein: MNLNDDDDNYNSAIVIDNGSYLCKAGFGGEESPRAIFRSVVGRPNFCTRGVKNGMGQKDCYVGDEAIVKKSILSLKCPNESKSPVNWDDIEKILHHVFYNELRVTIDKGVLLSEIPLNPKENRERITQIMFETFDTPNFYLANQSVLSLYSKGRLNGIVLDSGNNITYTVPIYEGHSIPNSINQLEIAGNSVTEYLMKILNENRGYNFTTSSEKEIVKDIKEKFGFISLNYNNDLYSTKVATNEIEKSYQLPDGQMITIGKERFICGEVLFEPSLVNIESYGVHQLLYNSIINCDFEIRRGLYNNIILSGGTTMLPDFNDRIKNELINLSPSSMKIKVVENNTNENNSHLAWIGGSIFSSLSTFEQQSISKQEYMEYGSKIIQRKCF, from the coding sequence atgaatttaaatgatgatgatgataattataattcaGCAATAGTAATTGATAATGGTTCATATTTATGTAAAGCAGGATTTGGTGGTGAAGAATCTCCTCGAGCAATTTTTAGATCAGTAGTTGGAAGACCAAATTTTTGTACTAGAGGAGTTAAAAATGGAATGGGACAAAAAGATTGTTATGTTGGTGATGAAGCAATTGTAAAAAAGAGTATTCTATCATTGAAATGTCCAAATGAATCAAAATCACCAGTGAATTGGGATGACATTGAAAAGATATTACATCATGTATTTTATAATGAATTAAGAGTAACCATCGATAAAGGTGTATTATTGAGTGAAATACCATTGAATCCAAAAGAGAATAGAGAAAGAATCACTCAAATTATGTTTGAAACATTTGATACaccaaatttttatttagcTAATCAATCAGTACTATCATTATATTCCAAAGGTCGTTTAAATGGTATAGTTTTAgatagtggtaataatataacaTATACAGTTCCAATCTATGAGGGTCATTCAAtaccaaattcaatcaatcaattggaAATAGCAGGAAATTCAGTAACtgaatatttaatgaaaatattaaatgaaaataggGGTTACAATTTCACAACATCAtctgaaaaagaaattgtaaaagatataaaagaaaaatttggttttatcagtttaaattataataatgatcTTTACTCAACCAAGGTTGCAactaatgaaattgaaaaatcataTCAATTACCAGATGGACAAATGATAACAATTGGAAAAGAAAGATTCATTTGTGGTGAAGTATTATTTGAACCAAGTTTAGTAAATATTGAATCTTATGGCGTTCACCAACtattatataattcaattataaattgtgattttgaaattagaAGAGGATTATacaataatatcattttatCAGGCGGTACTACAATGTTACCAGATTTCAATGATcgtattaaaaatgaattaattaatttatcaccttcatcaatgaaaattaaagttgttgaaaataatacaaatgaaAACAATTCCCACTTGGCCTGGATTGGTggttcaatattttcaagtttatcaacatttgaacaacaatcaattaGTAAACAAGAATATATGGAATATGgttcaaaaataatacaaagaaaatgtttttaa